CCCCTTAGCCGCCAAAGGCTTGGGCACGGCCGAAATGCCTTCGCTGGCACAGAACTTGCATAACCAATGGAATTGGCAGCGAATGGCCTAGGCGGGGCACCTCACCATAGGAGTCGCGGGATGGGACAATTTACAACTTGGATGTTGTCACTTCTCTTCGCGGCATCACTGACGGCCAGCGTCGGCGGCCAAGCCAACGCCAACCTCGTCGCCATCGAGCCCGATGATTTTGCGCTGGGGACGGATATCAGGCTTGCCTACGTAGCCATCGGGGTGACGCTGAGCGTCGTCGATACGGCCGGGCAAGCAACGTCTCGTCCCGTCATGCCCGTCACTGGGTTTGACGCCAACCTGGCCAGAAACGTGGCGACGACGGGCACACAGCTTTTTGGCCAACCTCCAGACGATACGTTGCCTCTGAAGAACGGACAGCACTGGGATGAATGGACGTACGGGCTGTTGCGAGCCGATTTCAGCCTTCCTACCGATTTCGTCTCGATCGATCTAATTTTTGGCGACGACACCATCTCGTTCCTTCGAACCTATGACGGCATTGGCAACCTGACGGCTGAGGTCATCGCCATGGGCGACGGCCGAGATGGCACCTCGCCATGCCCACCGTTCTGCGAGAAGTTCGTCACTGCCTCAATAACGAGGCCGACTGCGGATATCGCCTTTATCCTGGCGGGCGGCGTGAATGCGGAAGCTACATACCTCGACAATCTTGTGTTTCGAAGCGCGGTTGTTTCAGAACCCGGTACGCTAATCCTTTTGGGATTAGGTATTTGTTTAGCCTTGTGTTCTTCGATGCTTTGCTCATGGCGGGCCTTGCCGCGTCTCAAGGCAATTCAACACCGTAACTTGCGAGGTTGGTCGGCGATTGTAGTCGCGATAGCGGCCATAATGCCGTGTGGTAGCAACGCAATCGCTGCCCCTCTCAGCTATACGGAACGAGTGACCGTGCCGCTCGCCAGCATTGCCATCGCATTTCCTCAACTTGAAGGCAATGTGGTTGGAAGCGCCGTCAGGATTTCATTTCCACAATTCGATCCCAGCGACGGCTTACTCGGTGGAGTGCTCGTCGACTTTACTGGCAACCGCACAACCGCTTGGTACTACACGGAAATCGACGGCCCGGGATCTATCTTCAATGACATCGTAGCGACATTCTTAGACAGGCACGGCAACGTCTTTTTTGAACGAAGTGTGCGTGAAGGGTGGGGCGGTGTTGCGACAGGTAGTACCTACTTTCACTACGGCGACAATCAAAACATCTCCCTCGGCGGGAGCACCTTGTTTGGACCGCTTTTCGGGTTTGTCCCTTCGCTCGCTCCGTTCTTGGGCGTGGACACCTTTGCAATCGAGATAAGTGTCCAGCTTGGAGCGTCCCTCGATCTTCCCGTAGGCGTGGGGGTTAGTGCGGCCGCTGGACCGCTTCGCGGATTAGTCTCAGGTGATGTCCGAGTTGACTACATTCTGGCAATTCCAGACAGCCCACCCCCGCCGCCTCTGTTTGAGCCCGCCACCCTCGCGCTTCTGGGCCTCGGCCTCGCCGGGCTTGGCGTCGCACGCCGACGCAAGATTGCCGTTGCTGCCATCCTCTTGTCGGGGCTCGCGTGGAACGGCAAAGCTGACGCGGCCCCCATACTGTCCTACGTTCCGTGGGGTGCCGCTCAAACCAGTTTGTTTTCAACATTCGCGGGGAATGCCACCTGGGAAGGGAACAACCTGCTTCTTGAGTATCGACAAGAATATGGCGACGCGGTGGCTGGGGTGTTTTCGGATGGCTTCGTTGGCCACAACCCCTTGCCGAGCCCGGAAAACGCCGTCGGTATCGCCTTTGAGGTTTCAGCGACGTATTACCCGACAGCCTGGCAAGCGCAGCTTAATTTGGGAAATTACGGTCTGGGATATGGTGCCAGTGACACACTGGCGAATTACACGAGCTTCCCATTGGATTGGGAAAAAGTTCGGCACTTTTCAGGCGGTCTCTTGCCGAAAGACGATAGCGAGCTGAAATGGTCCGTTTTTTCGCCGTTGGAATACACTTACGCGGCAGGCGCGTGGGCGGTGGAAATGTTCTTCCCCGACCAATGGCTGTTCGACCGAGCTAACCTTGCAGAGCGGTTTCAATTTTTTGCAACCAATACTTTTGGCGGCCTCGATGGCCTCGTAGATGGAGTCACACGCTTTGACAATATTCGATGGATTTTGAGCGATCCTTTTCCAGTAACGCCGCCTGTGCCGGATCCAATTCCCGAACCCGCCGCCCTCGCACTTCTCGCCCTAGGCCTCGCTGGCCTCGGCGTCGCACGGCTGCGCAAGGCGCACTACCTCAGGATGACAATTTTGAAACTTCTTGGCACTGCAGCTGTTGCTGTCGGCGCTGCAACACCTCAAGCGCCGGCGAACGCCGCGGTTCTTTATTGGGCTGATACGACTTTTGGAGGAGGAGATTTCCCGCGGGGCCGAATTGAACGCGCCGACCTAGATGGCAGCGGGCGCGAGGTCGTTGTTTCCGATCCCGGAGCCTATGGCCTCGCCCAGCCCAGAGGATTGGCGATTGATGCGTCAGGACACCGTCTCTTCTGGACCGGACTGGGAACGGGTTGGTCAGATACCGCTGAACCAGGCAGTATTAATGTTTCGGCGCTTGACGGCACATCATCAGCGATCCTGGTTCCTGGTCCACAAGGCACTTTTCCAGGCGATATCGAAGCGGATCTAATTGGCGAGCGTCTCTATTGGGCGGACATCGGAACCGGGACCATAATGACCGCGAAGCTTGATGGTTCAGATGTTGGAGTCATTGTCTCCGCTCTCGAAAACCCTGAGGGAGTGGCGGTGGACCCAATTGGGGGCCTCTTGTATTGGAACCATACATTTCGGGATGAATCGTCAGGCGACATAAGCAGCGTTATTTTCCGTTCGAATCTGGACGGCAGCAACGTCACAGCTATTACCCCCAAGCTTTCAGGCATCATCAGAGACGTTGATCTCGACCTAGCCAGCGGACTGCTTTACTGGTCCATCTCAGATCCGTCGACTGGTGTCGGAAAG
This DNA window, taken from Pirellulales bacterium, encodes the following:
- a CDS encoding PEP-CTERM sorting domain-containing protein; the protein is MGQFTTWMLSLLFAASLTASVGGQANANLVAIEPDDFALGTDIRLAYVAIGVTLSVVDTAGQATSRPVMPVTGFDANLARNVATTGTQLFGQPPDDTLPLKNGQHWDEWTYGLLRADFSLPTDFVSIDLIFGDDTISFLRTYDGIGNLTAEVIAMGDGRDGTSPCPPFCEKFVTASITRPTADIAFILAGGVNAEATYLDNLVFRSAVVSEPGTLILLGLGICLALCSSMLCSWRALPRLKAIQHRNLRGWSAIVVAIAAIMPCGSNAIAAPLSYTERVTVPLASIAIAFPQLEGNVVGSAVRISFPQFDPSDGLLGGVLVDFTGNRTTAWYYTEIDGPGSIFNDIVATFLDRHGNVFFERSVREGWGGVATGSTYFHYGDNQNISLGGSTLFGPLFGFVPSLAPFLGVDTFAIEISVQLGASLDLPVGVGVSAAAGPLRGLVSGDVRVDYILAIPDSPPPPPLFEPATLALLGLGLAGLGVARRRKIAVAAILLSGLAWNGKADAAPILSYVPWGAAQTSLFSTFAGNATWEGNNLLLEYRQEYGDAVAGVFSDGFVGHNPLPSPENAVGIAFEVSATYYPTAWQAQLNLGNYGLGYGASDTLANYTSFPLDWEKVRHFSGGLLPKDDSELKWSVFSPLEYTYAAGAWAVEMFFPDQWLFDRANLAERFQFFATNTFGGLDGLVDGVTRFDNIRWILSDPFPVTPPVPDPIPEPAALALLALGLAGLGVARLRKAHYLRMTILKLLGTAAVAVGAATPQAPANAAVLYWADTTFGGGDFPRGRIERADLDGSGREVVVSDPGAYGLAQPRGLAIDASGHRLFWTGLGTGWSDTAEPGSINVSALDGTSSAILVPGPQGTFPGDIEADLIGERLYWADIGTGTIMTAKLDGSDVGVIVSALENPEGVAVDPIGGLLYWNHTFRDESSGDISSVIFRSNLDGSNVTAITPKLSGIIRDVDLDLASGLLYWSISDPSTGVGKIQRANSDGTGLIDLFTEVANPFGIAIYALENAIFWAAAEAGAIQAGSLDGGPIWTAVSSIGSPRDVEIDYNKSLFIPEPATRALLGLGLAGLGVARRFKSTAKNETP